The following coding sequences lie in one Populus nigra chromosome 15, ddPopNigr1.1, whole genome shotgun sequence genomic window:
- the LOC133674398 gene encoding glutamyl-tRNA(Gln) amidotransferase subunit A, chloroplastic/mitochondrial isoform X1, translating into MLSTLQQPPRSLSRIPLHLKPLRSFFTVASASASQDQSSPPSSQILTLRRALLSRQTTATQLAESYISRLSLTEPHLHSFLHISDTLLRDAQLIDRKIEKGEDVGPLAGVLVGVKDNICTADMPSTGGSRILENYKAPFDATAVRRVKEKDGILIGKTNLDEFGMGSTTEASSFQVTANPWDLSRVPGGSSGGSAAAVSARQCMVSLGSDTGGSVRQPASFCGVVGLKPTYGRVSRFGLMAYASSLDVIGCFGTSVADTGILLHAISGRDRFDATSSNREVPDFSSQFTSINLVESKPLKGLKVGLIRETLEDGVDNGVKSAISGAASHLEELGCTVTEVSLPSFSLGLPAYYILASSESSSNLSRYDGVRYGNQVFAEELNALYNDSRAKGFGPEVQMRILMGTYALSAGYYDAYYKRAQQVRTLIRKSFKDALDDNDILISPVAPSAAYKIGEKKNDPLAMYAGDIMTVNVNLAGLPALVLPCGFVEGGPVGLPVGLQMIGAAFDEAKLLKVGHIFEQTLQGCRFVPPIVADDLAYSQQ; encoded by the exons atgcTATCCACACTGCAGCAGCCCCCTCGCTCCCTTTCTCGAATCCCTCTTCACCTTAAACCCCTCCGCTCTTTCTTCACCGTTGCGTCTGCTTCAGCTTCACAGGACCAATCCTCCCCGCCTTCATCTCAAATCCTCACCCTCCGCCGCGCCCTCCTCTCCCGCCAAACCACTGCCACCCAACTAGCTGAGTCCTACATTTCCCGCCTCTCCCTAACCGAGCCCCACCTCCACTCCTTCCTCCACATCTCCGACACCCTTTTAAGAGATGCCCAGCTAATCGACCGCAAGATTGAAAAAGGAGAGGATGTCGGCCCCCTTGCTGGGGTCCTTGTTGGGGTCAAGGACAATATCTGTACTGCTGACATGCCTTCAACAGGTGGCTCCCGCATCCTGGAGAACTACAAGGCTCCGTTCGACGCAACAGCGGTTAGGAGAGTGAAGGAAAAAGATGGGATTTTGATTGGAAAGACTAATTTGGATGAGTTTGGCATGGGAAGTACCACTGAAGCTTCTTCTTTCCag GTGACTGCTAATCCATGGGACTTGTCTCGGGTGCCTGGTGGATCGTCAGGCGGATCGGCTGCAGCTGTTTCTGCTCGGCAATGTATGGTGTCACTTGGTAGTGATACTGGTGGAAGTGTAAGGCAACCAGCATCATTTTGTGGCGTTGTTGGATTGAAGCCAACATATGGGCGTGTCTCCAGATTTGGGCTCATGGCGTATGCATCATCACTTGATGTTATCGGATGCTTTGGTACTTCAGTTGCTGATACTGGCATCCTCCTTCACGCAATTTCTGGTCGTGATAGATTTGATGCCACTAGTAGTAACCGA GAAGTTCCTGATTTTTCATCGCAATTCACTTCTATAAATCTAGTGGAATCGAAACCATTGAAGGGGTTGAAGGTTGGTCTTATCCGTGAAACTCTTGAAGATGGCGTGGACAATGGAGTAAAATCTGCAATTAGTGGTGCCGCTTCACATCTTGAAGAACTAGGATGTACTGTGACGGAG GTCTCATTGCCATCTTTCTCCCTTGGTTTACCAGCCTATTATATTCTTGCTTCATCAGAATCATCTTCCAACTTATCACGTTATGATGGTGTCAG GTATGGGAACCAAGTTTTTGCTGAAGAGTTAAATGCTCTTTATAATGATTCCCGAGCAAAAGGATTTGGTCCCGAG GTCCAAATGAGAATCTTGATGGGAACATATGCGCTCTCAGCTGGTTATTATGACGCATACTACAAGCGTGCCCAACAG GTGAGGACCTTAATTCGGAAAAGCTTCAAGGATGCATTAGATGATAATGACATCCTAATTTCTCCTGTGGCGCCGTCTGCTGCATATAAAATTG GTGAAAAGAAAAACGATCCTTTGGCAATGTATGCAGGCGACATTATGACT GTCAATGTTAACTTGGCAGGGCTACCTGCATTGGTTTTGCCATGTGGATTTGTTGAAGGGGGGCCTGTAGGACTTCCTGTTGGTCTTCAAATGATTGGTGCAGCATTTGATGAG GCTAAGTTGCTCAAAGTTGGTCATATATTTGAGCAGACTCTTCAAGGTTGCAGATTTGTTCCTCCCATAGTAGCAGATGATCTTGCATATTCTCAACAGTAA
- the LOC133674079 gene encoding glucosamine 6-phosphate N-acetyltransferase produces MDAEHKLEVRKLEILDKSKGFIELLQQLTICDSVSDKEFEERFQEINSYGDDHLICVIEDDRSGKIIATGSVFIEKKFLRNCGKVGHIEDVVVDSAARGMQLGKKIIDFLTDHAHSMGCYKVILDCSLENKAFYEKCGYKQKEVQMVKYFI; encoded by the coding sequence ATGGATGCTGAGCACAAGTTGGAAGTCCGGAAACTAGAGATATTAGATAAAAGCAAAGGTTTCATAGAGCTATTGCAACAATTAACCATTTGTGATTCTGTTTCGGATAAGGAGTTTGAAGAGCGTTTTCAAGAGATCAACTCATATGGTGATGACCATCTTATTTGTGTGATTGAAGATGATCGTTCTGGGAAGATTATTGCAACTGGGAgtgtttttattgaaaagaagTTCTTGAGGAATTGTGGTAAAGTTGGACATATCGAAGATGTTGTGGTTGATTCTGCCGCCCGAGGGATGCAATTaggaaagaaaattattgattttcttaCAGATCATGCTCATTCAATGGGGTGCTACAAGGTGATTCTTGATTGCAGTCTTGAGAACAAAGCATTTTACGAGAAATGTGGTTACAAGCAGAAAGAAGTTCAAATGGTGaagtattttatttaa
- the LOC133674398 gene encoding glutamyl-tRNA(Gln) amidotransferase subunit A, chloroplastic/mitochondrial isoform X2, with the protein MLSTLQQPPRSLSRIPLHLKPLRSFFTVASASASQDQSSPPSSQILTLRRALLSRQTTATQLAESYISRLSLTEPHLHSFLHISDTLLRDAQLIDRKIEKGEDVGPLAGVLVGVKDNICTADMPSTGGSRILENYKAPFDATAVRRVKEKDGILIGKTNLDEFGMGSTTEASSFQVTANPWDLSRVPGGSSGGSAAAVSARQCMVSLGSDTGGSVRQPASFCGVVGLKPTYGRVSRFGLMAYASSLDVIGCFGTSVADTGILLHAISGRDRFDATSSNREVPDFSSQFTSINLVESKPLKGLKVGLIRETLEDGVDNGVKSAISGAASHLEELGCTVTEVSLPSFSLGLPAYYILASSESSSNLSRYDGVRYGNQVFAEELNALYNDSRAKGFGPEVQMRILMGTYALSAGYYDAYYKRAQQVRTLIRKSFKDALDDNDILISPVAPSAAYKIGEKKNDPLAMYAGDIMTKCIFTMRVILLL; encoded by the exons atgcTATCCACACTGCAGCAGCCCCCTCGCTCCCTTTCTCGAATCCCTCTTCACCTTAAACCCCTCCGCTCTTTCTTCACCGTTGCGTCTGCTTCAGCTTCACAGGACCAATCCTCCCCGCCTTCATCTCAAATCCTCACCCTCCGCCGCGCCCTCCTCTCCCGCCAAACCACTGCCACCCAACTAGCTGAGTCCTACATTTCCCGCCTCTCCCTAACCGAGCCCCACCTCCACTCCTTCCTCCACATCTCCGACACCCTTTTAAGAGATGCCCAGCTAATCGACCGCAAGATTGAAAAAGGAGAGGATGTCGGCCCCCTTGCTGGGGTCCTTGTTGGGGTCAAGGACAATATCTGTACTGCTGACATGCCTTCAACAGGTGGCTCCCGCATCCTGGAGAACTACAAGGCTCCGTTCGACGCAACAGCGGTTAGGAGAGTGAAGGAAAAAGATGGGATTTTGATTGGAAAGACTAATTTGGATGAGTTTGGCATGGGAAGTACCACTGAAGCTTCTTCTTTCCag GTGACTGCTAATCCATGGGACTTGTCTCGGGTGCCTGGTGGATCGTCAGGCGGATCGGCTGCAGCTGTTTCTGCTCGGCAATGTATGGTGTCACTTGGTAGTGATACTGGTGGAAGTGTAAGGCAACCAGCATCATTTTGTGGCGTTGTTGGATTGAAGCCAACATATGGGCGTGTCTCCAGATTTGGGCTCATGGCGTATGCATCATCACTTGATGTTATCGGATGCTTTGGTACTTCAGTTGCTGATACTGGCATCCTCCTTCACGCAATTTCTGGTCGTGATAGATTTGATGCCACTAGTAGTAACCGA GAAGTTCCTGATTTTTCATCGCAATTCACTTCTATAAATCTAGTGGAATCGAAACCATTGAAGGGGTTGAAGGTTGGTCTTATCCGTGAAACTCTTGAAGATGGCGTGGACAATGGAGTAAAATCTGCAATTAGTGGTGCCGCTTCACATCTTGAAGAACTAGGATGTACTGTGACGGAG GTCTCATTGCCATCTTTCTCCCTTGGTTTACCAGCCTATTATATTCTTGCTTCATCAGAATCATCTTCCAACTTATCACGTTATGATGGTGTCAG GTATGGGAACCAAGTTTTTGCTGAAGAGTTAAATGCTCTTTATAATGATTCCCGAGCAAAAGGATTTGGTCCCGAG GTCCAAATGAGAATCTTGATGGGAACATATGCGCTCTCAGCTGGTTATTATGACGCATACTACAAGCGTGCCCAACAG GTGAGGACCTTAATTCGGAAAAGCTTCAAGGATGCATTAGATGATAATGACATCCTAATTTCTCCTGTGGCGCCGTCTGCTGCATATAAAATTG GTGAAAAGAAAAACGATCCTTTGGCAATGTATGCAGGCGACATTATGACT AAATGCATCTTCACTATGAGAGTGATATTATTGCTTTGA